The DNA segment CGACAGCCGCCTCGTAGGAAAGACCGAACATCAAATTGATTAGTTTTCCGGAACCCACGATCTGAGCGATCGAATACGTGAGAGTGACAAGAATTCCGCCAATGGCCGCCGAGATTCGAACCGGTTTTTGTTTTAGACGAAACGCAACTACATCCGCAAATGTAAACTTACCGAGATTTCGCAGCGGTTCTGCGATTAAAAAAAGCAAAGCAGGCCAGCCAACAAGCCAACCGACCGCGTAAAGCATTCCGTCATAACCTTTCAAAGCGACCATTCCCGAAATTCCCAAAAAAGAAGCCGCAGACATAAAATCTCCGGAAAGAGCCAAGCCGTTTTGAAAGCCAGTGATACTTCTTCCCGCGGCGTAAAATTCCTTCGAAGTTTTTGTCTTACGAGCAGCCCAATAGGTAATTACCAAAGTAAGAATCACAAATAAAAGAAAAAATACGATGGATAAAAAATTCGGTTGGCCTAGATGAGATTGCATCGATCAATCCTCCAGTTTTTCTTTTAAAGATCGTATTTCCCGATCATAGGATCCGTTTGCCCAAAATACATAAATCAAAGTAAGAAACCAAGAGAAGACGATTACAGACGCACTGGCGAAAATTCCGATGTTCGAAAAGTTCCCAACCTTTTGAATCATCCACTCTGGATAAAAAGCTACCGCAAGAATGTATCCGTAATACGATACAAAAAGAAAACTCAAAAGGATAAAACTTACGGTCCATCGAACTCGGACTAGTCTTTTGAAATCCGGTTCGTCTACCAGTTGTTGCGGGCTGATTTTCATTTCGACCTCGATTTAGGGCTGAAAGATAGAAATACTTTCAAATCCCTCAAGGAGAATTTAAATCGACTTTAAAAAAAGAAAATCGATCTTGAAACGCGCGTCATAAAAGAAAACGATTTGTCTGGAGCTTGCGATATAAGATGTATTCCGGTTGAAAACGTAGATGATTCAACCCGATTCCATCTTCTTGATTTTAGAATCGGATCGATCCCTCAATTCTTCCGCTTTGTCTATGCTTCGTTGACGATTTTCAAGCATCGCTTTTTCCACAAGAAGTCTCGCTTCCTCAAAACCCTTTTCGTCCAAACTTCGAGGAATATAAATCGGTTCTCCATACGAAACCACAAACGTGGTAAAAGGTTTGGGAATCCTATGTTTATCCCAAGATTTTTCCGCGATCCATTGACGAGTACATTCATAGTGAAAAGGAACGATCGGAACCTGGGATACCTGGGCACACGCTATCAATCCGGGTTGAACGACCAAGGCCGGACCTCTCGGTCCATCCGGCGTGATCGCAGCCGGAAGATTCTTTTTTAAATGGACGATCAAAGTTTTGAGAGCTTTTGACCCGCCTTTCGACGAGCTTCCGCGAATGCTATAATTACCAAAACGATGCACAACCTGATTGATAAACTCCCCATCTTTGGACTCGGAGATCAAAACGGCTACATCCTGATTTCGATTTAAATAAGGAGAATAAAGAACATTTGTATGCCAGATGGATAAGATATACGGCTTTTTTTCTTTGCGGATTCGAACAAGAGTTCCGTCTCCGATATTGACTCTCCGAGAAGTCAAACCGATCAGCCTTTGCAAATTGACCACGAGAAATGGAATCAACCAAACGAGAAATTTTCTTTTCAACGAATGTTTTTCTTCAATCTTAGAATTTTCTTCCATGTAACACGAGATTTTTCCGAATTCGTAAATTCATCATCTCTTTTTTTACGCTCTGATCCGCTCTCGATCTATCGTAAGCCCGGTTCTCCGGAATACATCGCCGCAAATTCCTTTTCCTTCGGATACAAGATCAACATCGCGGTGAAAAAAATTCCCATCCCTATCCAATGAATCGGATCCGCGGTCACAAAATAAAATACTCCGTTGATCGTATAACCGGCATCCAAAAAAATCACAGCAAGAATTTTAGACTGAGAATACGAATCGAACTTTTCCTTGAGAGTCAACTTTTCTAAAATCATCTTCTTTTTTGCAAAGAACAAGGGTATATACCATGCTACCGGTAGAAAAAAAACAGTGATTCCCAATACGATTCCACTGACGTCCTTTGGAAAACTTCCGTTTGAATTTGCAAGGGTTGCTAAAAAGCCGCCGAACAAAACTAAGCTGGCAAGAAGAGCTCCATATATAATTTTCAGATTTTTCATCTTGTTTCCCGAATGTTGAAATGAAGAATCGAGAATCTATTTCCAAAAAATTCTTTGTCAAGTGATAACCAAAGCGGACCTCACAAATATCTTCCGCTTTATATAAAAATTCCGTTCCGATACAATATTTCAAATCAAGATATTCGTTTCTTCGGCATGAACATTCATTCAACAAATCATTCTCGATTATCTTCATTCAAACGTTCGATAAAAATCTCGATCGGACTTTGAAAAACTCAGTAAAATTTCGAAGATTCAAAAATTGATCGACTCTATATGAGAATTCTTGTACAGAGTTTGAAACAAAAAAATAGGTCTTAAAATGGAATCCAATTTACTAACAGCCGTATTTCTTCCCGTCGCGTTAGGAATCATCATGCTCGGAATGGGGATGAGTCTAACGATCGACGACTTCAAACGAATTTTTGTACTTCCCAAAGCGGTGATCACGGGTCTCACGTTACAATTGGTCTTATTGCCGGTTGCGGGGTGGGCGATCGCAAGTATTTCCGGTCTTTCCGGAGAACTGGCCGTGGGACTCATACTTTTATCGATCTGCCCGGGCGGAGCGAGCTCCAACCTGATCACACATCTTGCAAAAGGAGACGTCGCTCTTTCGATCACACTTACTGCGATCACAAGCTGCATAACGGTAATTTCGATCCCGATCCTTCTCAATCTGTCCATGCATCAGTTTCTCGGAGCGGGACAAATGATCGAGCTCAACATCCCTCAGACAATCCTACAAATCTTTCTGATCACCCTGCTTCCGGTTTCCATCGGAATGATTTTGAACGCAAAAAAGCCGGAGCTAACGCTCAAGTTTGAAAAGACGGTAAAAATCCTTTCGGGACTTTTTTTGGCTTTGATCATCGTGGGCGCTATCGTGCGAGAAAGAAACAACGTGATTCCGTTTTTTATCCAAGTCGGTCCCGCTGCTTTGGCTCTCAATCTAGTCACGATGATTTTGGGATATTTGGGCGCGACTCTGATGAAAGTAACAAAACCGCAGAGAACTTCGATCACTATCGAGGTGGGAATTCAAAACGGGACGCTTGGAATCGCGATCGCTTCCACGATCCTAAACAATGCCGCAATGGCGATTCCATCCGCAATTTATAGTTTGATCATGTTCGCGACCGGCGCCCTATTCTCCGTTTGGATGCACAGAGTCCCGGACGAAACATAAGTATCGAATTCAAAAAGTATAATTTTAGATTTTTCTAAAGAATCGATCCACACTTATAACCTGTCCCAAAATTCATATTTCCTTTGGGACAGGTCTTTATACACTTACGATTTTTGTTTTTGCTCCGATTCGTTTCCTTACGAAAGATCGAGACGGCATCGCTTCTACTTTACTTGATTTTCGTGATTTTTTTTAGAGACAATTTTCAGAACAAAATCATTGTTCCGACAAAGTATTTTTCCGTGAAAATCCGCTTGACCGGGGCTTGAAGTCCGACTTTCAGTAAAATCTGGCTTGCTTTTATTTTCAAAATCAGATCGGGGAACTCTGCGATTTTAGAAACGATGATTTTTCGGAAGATTTTGTTTTCAATTTTCCCTTCTTTATTTTTTTACTTGGAAACTCCTTCAAAAACATCATAACGACTAACGATGAATTTTCAAAATTCAAACCGTAAAAACAAACGCGCAAATTCATTCTTCCAAAGTGCTCTTTTCTTTTTCTGTCTGATCTCCTTTTCTTGTACCATGGTGGGTTTTCATCGAGCCTCGATCCGAAACGAAATCGACTTCGGAAAAGAGGAAAACCTCCGACTCTGCGTCTGGAAGGACAAAAAGATTTCTCACAAAGATCTAATCGATCTGATCGATATTTGGAACGGGGAACTGAATCATTATAAAATTAAAATACGATTAAGCGAAGTCAAAAACTGGGAAAGACCCGGATGGACCGGATTTGCAATCATGGACGAAGTTTTTATGACAAAGCTGCCGAACCAATGCGATCGTTTGCTTGCGGTCGCGGGGGGAAAGATCAGCGATACGGTGTTTGAAATCGTAGGAATTTTTTTCGCTTTTTTCGGAATTCCCAGTTTTCAAGTTTTGGGGGCCGTGGAAACAAAAACCGGAACCAGAGGATATATTTTGGGACAAACGAGAACGATCTCACATTGGTTGTCCGGCGGAGCCTCCGGGACATTGATTCACGAAGGATATCATCTTTTGGGTTGCGGGCATTCCTTCTTTTTAAGCGAATGTTATCTTCAGATTCAAAAAGTCAAAGAGCTCAAAAGAAAAAACAACATTTCCGGAGTTCCGTTCTTTCCATCAGTCGACGAAGACGGGAATGTCTTTTTAAAAAATCCCTGGGATCCGGAGTGATAATTTTCGGTTTCAAACTCTCATAACGGAAACTTTTCTTTCATAGAACGTTCGCTCTCCAAGGATGGATGTATGGAAGTATCCGAATCCAAATGGAAACCCTTTTTAGGAACCGCACTCATTTTGGCCGGTGCCGTTTTTTTTTCGGCAAAGGCAATCTTTGTAAAACTCGTTTATAGATACGAAATCGACTCCATCACCGCTCTTACTCTGAGAATGCTTTTTGCGATTCCATTCTTTGCTTGGATCGCATTTCATCCTGGAAAAAAAGAAAGTTCCGTTCCGCTTTCCCGTAAAGATTGGTCCTTGATCTTTGTTCTTGCATTTTTAGGATACTATTTGGCGAGTTTATTCGACTTTATGGGTTTGGAATTTATCTCAGCCGGATTAGAACGTCTTACATTGTTCGTCTATCCCACGATCGTGCTCGTAATCAGCTCCATCTTATACGGAAGAAACATAAAAAGAATCGAAGTCCTTGCAATCGCTCTTACATATTCAGGAATTGCGGTCGCATTTTTGGGGGATATCCGGAACGAAGGACCGGATGCGATCAAGGGTGTTCTTTTTGTGTTTGCATCCGCGGTCGCGTATTCTCTCTATCTCGTAGGCAGCGAATCCTTAATTCCCAAAATCGGATCGGTCAAGTTTACCTCGTATCTGATGCTTCTTTCCGGTTTGATCGTAATCATCCACTTTTCGATCACTAAAAGCGCAACCTTACTGGTACAACCTTTTCCAGTGTATCTTTACGGATTGGCTTTGGGAGTTTTGACCACGGTGATTCCCGCTTATTTTACGTCGGAAGGAATCCGTATGATCGGATCCGGCAGAGCGGCCATCATCGGGTCAGTAGGTCCGATTTCCACGATTCTGTTGGCCTGGATTTTTTTGGACGAGGCGATCACGTCATCCGGAATCGCGGGAACCATCCTGGTTTTAGCGGGGGTTCTTTCGATCGGAAAGAAAAAATCCGAAACGATATAATGCATACGTTCGATCCGAATTTTCAATCCGTCCCTCAAACGATATCAAGTATCAATAGAGCGATATCATCTCCGAAATTTCCGCCGGAATAGGCAAAAACATCGGAAACGATCATCTCTATATATTCCTCGATGGACTCCGTGTAGAGATATTCTTCCAAGATGGAAATAAATCCGGTCAGATCCAAAATATTCCCCCGCGCATCAAAGATCTCATAAAGCCCATCCGAAAAAAATACGACTCGATCTCCGTGTAAAAGATCAATGGATTGATCGTAGTATTTCGCCCCGTCAAACGCAAGAAGAGGCAGGTTCATTCCGTCCAATTCCAACTTCTTTCCGTCTCGAAAAAGAACGATGGGCGGGTGTCCCGCGTAAGCATAAATTAACTTTTTAGATTCTGGAATGTATTTTACCCGCACTGCGGAAATATGATGATCGACCACCAAAGGTTTCAGATCTTCCACGATTCGGATCAATCCTTCCGCGGGAGAAAGTCCGATTCTCGCGGAATTTTTAAACGAGATCACAACCATTCCCGAAACCATCGCGGAAGAAATCCCATGACCGGAAACATCCGCAAAAAGAATATCGATACTCCCATCTTCGTTTTGAATCGTGCTGATTATATCCCCGCCCACTTTTTCAAAGGGGCGAAAATACGTTTCCATCTTAAAGTATTTGGAATCAGGAAACGTTCTATCGACAAGCGATCTCTGAGTGATACGCCCGAGCTCCAAATCGTAGTGCATTTTTTCGTAAAAGGCGTTTAACGTGCCTTCTTTCTTTTTTCTGTCAAACGCGAGCAAAATCAAATCTCCGATCAAACCGAGAATGGATATCTCTTCTTCGGTCCAGGTCCTATCCTCGTAAACCATATCCAATCCGAAAAATCCGATCTCCTTTCCTTCATAAATCAGACCTATGATCAAAAGAGAACGAATCCCCTGCGGGAGTAATAGGTCCCGTAGAAACGGGTCGTCGTTTTCGATTTCTTTGACGGAATTGAACGCAAAATATCCGAATTTACGAACGCTTTCAAATTTTTCGGAAGGAATACTCTCCACCGGAATATTTTGAAAATGATGAGACAGGGAAGCTATTCCCTCTCTACACCATTCAAACGTATTCGAAATCGATTGATTCGAATTTGAGTATTCTATAATATACGAACGATCCGCCTTACAGATCCGTCCCGCTTTTTCTATGGAATTTCGAATCGCTTCGTCCAATTCGCTGGGAGGAATGGTGATAAAACTTTTTGAAATTTCCGTCAAATTGCTTTGAAGACGCAGGGAATATTTCAGATGATCCTCGCTTTTTTTCAAAGGAGTGATGTCTCTTTGAGAACCCCAGACTTGAACGAGATTTCCGTCCTTTACGACTCCAACCACACTGTTTAAAAAGTATTTAGAATTTCCATAACGATCCAGTTCCCGAGATTCCACGTCCTTTATATTGTATCCGCTGCGGATAAAGGTATAAAAATGTTCAAGGTCCTCGCGAGAATCCGAAGGGATCAATTGAGAAAGCGAAAGTCCCATGACTTCCGAAACGGCGGAATATCCATACATTCTCGCCATGGATTCGTTGCAAATCGCGAGTTTAGCGTGTGTTAGAAGAAGAGATACCTGGTTCTTCTCTTCCAAGTCGACTGGAATAGACATCCCCAAATCAAAACACCAAATTCCCTCGGCGCTATTGAGAAAAAAATCGCGAAACCGCTCCAATTCAAACGATTCTGATTCGATTCGCATATCCTTTTAGCTTCCGTAAACCACGTCTTTATTCTTTCCGTCAGCGATAAAGGTCAAAGATTTTATCGACGAAATCGCGGAAAAGAGCGGGTCCGATTCTCAAAAAATTATATATTCCGTTTTTATAAAAAAAACCTTTCGACTTTTGATTTTTTGTCCGGGGCTTCTTGTATCTTGTTTTTAGTTAAGGAGCACAAACATGAAAACTATGAACCCCGAATGGCTGGACGAAAGAATCGAAGAACTCGCGGAAATCCTCGCAGACAAGCTGATTGAAGAAATCCGCAAAAGAGCACTGAAAAAGGAAGCGCTTCGTAAATCGGAAGCCGCATAACAAACTCAAGGAGAATCGAACATGGCAGAATACGCACTCAAAGAAAAAAAGGGAAGTCTCTTTAGCAATGCGACCAAGGAAAAAGAAACACAACCGGATTATACCGGAAAGGTTCTTTTGGAAGGCAAAACATACCGATTGGCGGGTTGGATCCGGAAATCCGCAACCGGCAAAAATTATCTGTCTTTGAGCATTTCCGAACCAAACCTAGAAAAAAGAACGGGATCAATTGCGGAAGAATCGGATGGAAACGATTTTACCGATATCGAGGAAGATTTTCCGTTTTAAAGAATGAAAATTCTGTTTACGATCGGGATCCCATTGCGAAAGAATTACACCTCTATGAGAGAAAGAATTTCTTGAAAACGAAATCGTTTCGGTTTCAAAGATATCTCAAAGACGAGGATCTAAAAAAAATCGAAACCGCGGTTTCCAAATTAGAGGTGATTTAACTTGATTACGATCAAAACGGACAATCCTCTTTTGGAACCGATCCGAAACTTCTGTCTTTCGCTTCCGTTTGTAACGGAAGACATCAAATGGGAACATGATCTTGTATTTTCGGTTCACAACAAAATGTTTTGTGTGATGCCGACAGCGGAACCCTTTACGATCTGTTTTAAGTGCAACCCGGAAGACGCGGAACTTTTATGTCAAAAAAAGGGAATCATCCCCGCGCCGTATCTTGCGAGGTATGATTGGGTTTTGTGTGAAAGCTTGAGAACTCTTTCCCAAAAAGAACTTCAAAAAAGAATCCTGAATTCGTATCAATTGGTTTGGGACAAACTGCCTGCTAAATTGAGAAAGACAAAGTAATCGGATCGACTTTATAGAAACCGGTCCTTAAACGTCCAAGGTTCCGGTACCCCCACACGTTTTTAATCGTCTATTCGGATTTCACTCGAAAGAAAATCCGGATTGGATCGAGACTTATCCTCGAGGATTTTTTTTGCTTAAATCGCATCATTCAAATATTTTAAAAAAGGCTGTAGAATTTTATAGGATTCCGCTGTGTTTTTTAAGAAACTTTTGGACAGCAGGTTCTCGTCTTTGATATTTTTTTCCACGATATAACTCGTATACCGAATCCAACTCAAATCCGGATGATCTTTTGGAAAACCCTTCGGCGAGGTTTTCAATTTCATATCGGACAACCCGCCGAATTCTTTTTTAAATTTATTTTCGCCCACGATCTTCTTTAAAATATTAGAATTATCTAAAATAGATTCCCGAACCTTTTTCAAGATCGGGGGATCGGGCATATACAATCCCGCCGCGATAAAAGACTGATCCCCGGGTTGGACGTGAATGTAAAACAGAGGTCTTCCCAAATCCTTTCCGGAGGGTCCGATACTCGCTCCAAAATTGGTTTTGTATGGCTCCTTATTTTTGGAAAATCGCACATCTCTGTGGATCCTAAAAATACATTTTTTAGGATCCACACCGGCAAGATTCGGATTTATTTTTGCAAATCCAAAGATCAATTCAGTGATCAGATTCTCATAATCGGTCTTTGCTTCGGTAAAAAGGAGTTTGTTTTTTTCCAACCAGGGTTTATTGTTATTCTTCGCTAATTTTTTTAAAAATTCTAAAGTTGTTTTTTGCAGCATAAAACGTCCTTTCGTCTCAGAAGAATCGAATGATTCTCTTAAGCATCAAGTCAAAATTTACGATACCTTGAGTCGTTTTTTTGTTTTACATCGATTCATCTTGAAAGATAGAATCGATCCGGTCCAGGATCTCGATTTCCTTATCGGAAGAAAAGCGAGTATTCTGCAAATCAGATACAAGAAGTTTTAATTCTTGTTGAATCGGAGGATTGAGTTTTCTAAAATCCGGAACCAAAAGAGAATTGAGATCGCCGGGCTCAGCCTTCCAAAGCCCTCTTGCATACTCCCTTCTTCTAGTTTCAAGATCCCGTTTTGATTTCGAAGAAATGAGATACGCATAAACGGCATCCACCCATTCCTCCATTCCGGGAACCGGATTGAATCCGTGAAAACAAGTCAAATGGGCAACGTCGCTGAAATTTCTTACAATACGAATTGCGGTTCGATGAAAACTGGAAGCAAGAATCGGACAAGAACCCTTTGCCTCTTGAGTATACCAATTTTTTCTACGAGAGGGTAGGAATCTCTGATTGACCCCTCTTGCGATCCCGGATTGTAAATGATCCTGCAATGCTTTGGAATCCGCCGGGTTTAATTCGTTTTTTACGTCCAAAAGCCATACTTTAGCACCTTTGTGGCTTAACGTTTCCCAATCGGAATAAAGGAAAATTCGATTTCTTGCATATTGAGATTTTGGTATGCAAGGTTTGAAATATTTTTCAGGGATTCCGGAATCCCGGACCATCGTTTCCGTAAATAAAAAGAAGTCGTTATCTCCTGTCGCAATTCCCCTTGTGAATTTTCCGAATTCCAACAAAGAAACGCTGAGACCCGATTCTTCCGTATCCGTTTCGCCTTTTCGATCCGTTCCTGAACTTTTCTTTTCGAGTCGATGGAAGATGGGACTCCACTTTGCCTCCGGATCCGGGAACGAAATCCATTCGGTATGAATCGACTGAGCCGCCACAGGAGTCGATTGGGATTTATCCGTAAAAAAGCCGGGCTTGAGTCTCGCCCAATAAAATCCGGATCGGTTTTTTGTTTCGGAATTCTCCAATAAAAGAATACAGGAACTCGTAACCGCCTCGTCAAAAAGACTGTCCTGAGGTGATAACAGAAAAAGAGAGTGTATCAATCCGGATTTTCGAAGAGCGGATTTGATATACACTCCGTATCCTGAATTGAAAAAATCCTGTGGAACTAAAAACGCCGCACGTCCGCCGACCTTGATCAGATCCAAACACTTGAGCAAAAAGAATACGTATAAGTTCGCCGTGCCGGGAAGTTTTTTTTCCCATTGCCCTTCGAATCTTAGCGTCAATTCTTTATAATAACTTTTATCGCTTATCTTACGATACGGTGGATTGCATAGAATCGCATCTAGTTTGCGATCCAAAACTTCCATAAGAAAATCCTTATCATAAAATTGCAAAGATCCTTTCGGTGAAATTCTATCTTTGAGCGATGTTCTGCTGGATTGTAAACACTGTGGATCAAGATCGAAACCGATCCAATCGGCGATCAGATTTGGTTGTTTCTCAAGTATGCTTTTGAAGAAAATTCCGTTTCCGATTGCAGGGTCCAGTATACGTTTTGGATTTTCTGAATTGGACATACAATCCGCACCCAGAACCCAATCTACCAGGAAATCCGCTACTTTTTCGGGAGTAAAAAATTGTCCTAGAAATTTATTTTTTATTTTTCGACTTTCCTCTTGAGACATCTATACCGCGTGATTCCAGATCATTTGTTTTTCAAATGAATTCAATTTCTTTATGCTTATATCAAACATGAATTTCATGTAAAAAAATGTAGCCGATTTAGCTACATGGCTCGAACCTCAACGTGCATCTTGAAAAACTCAACGTTTTACTCCGTTAGGAATATTTCATATCAAAAGCTGTTGATTTATCCTGCTCAATCTATCACACAATATCGATCTAAACCGGTTTGGTTTTTGTAATCTGATCCTATTGGCAAAAGAAATCCGCTTTGAAACAAACCGTAAGTCAACTCATTGCAAACTTTACTTCAACCAGTCAACTGCTGAGTTAGTTTCGGGATCAATTCAATGCTAAAACGGCTTTGAAAGCTAACGTCTGTTAAAGACAAAAATTTCACATATAGCCGAACCTAACAACCAGTAAATTATCAAATCAAGGTTACCCTTGTTAGGTGAGGGATCAGTATACTAAGTTATAATTGGGAAATATGAAAAAATCCTTTTCAGTGTTATGTAAAAAGATACGTATACAATAAGATTAAGCGAAATAAGTTAAAACCAAGATAAGAACTCTGAATCGAAATCATTTTAGAACATTTATGCTGATCCGTTTAAAATTCTTCTTTTGGGTTTTCAATGCTAAAATAGAAAGTGCTGTGTTTTTTAATTATAAGCAAAAGAATCGCACTATTTGTTTCGAGATACAAAATTTCATCATTTCAACAAGCAATGCGTAGTAACGTATATTCCGTTATAAAACGATTTTTATCTTCGTTTAAAAAAACGAAAATGATCGTTTAAAATTTTACACCTTGTATACGAGCTTATACAAACGGCACTTTTTTATAAAAGATAATCGGAAACGATTTTGCTTTGAGTCAAACGATGAGCCCGTTTCGAATCGACAGATTCGATGGAAATCATATCTATAAATTCTATACAAATTCTCAAGCCGATATTCGGCTCAATTTTAGAAAGGGATTTTTGGTTTTTGAGTTTCGAATTTAAAAAACTCGTCTTAAAAAAGTCAAATTTTTATTTCGTTATGAGAAGAGATTACTGAGAAAGTTTTTCCTGATTTTCTTTGTTACCGCCGATTCTTTTCAGTATCAACGCCTCGAGTGTATCCAATTTTTGTTTATGCGCTTCTTCCAAAGGAGTATTGCCTTGGACATCCGCAAAACTCGGATCGGCTCCTAGTTCCAATAACTTTTCGACCAAGGGAACTCTTCTTCGCATCAACGCCTGCAAAAGCGGCGTGACTCCTTCCGCATTTCTCTGATTCAGATTGGTACCTGACTTTACGAGAAGCTCGGCGATTCTCAAATCGGCATCCGGCTCCTCGGATAAAAAATGAAGCGCGTTGTTTACTCCGGATTGAATCGTTTTTCCATCCGCGACTCTTTCGTGTAAGCGACTCGTATAATCCGGCTTGGAATGATTTTTTAAAAGATATTCCACGATCGAAAAGTTCGCAGGAGAAACTCCAGCTCCGCAGGCAAGAAAAAGAGGAAATTCCTCAGGGCTTCCCTTATCAAAGTTTACATCCGCGTGATTATCCACAAGGAACTTTACCAATACGAGATTTCCGCGACGGATCGCGACGTTGAGAATCGACACTGGGATCATTTTATCCGAACCGGCGATCTTCATCAGATATTCTATCTTTGCACCGGATTCGATCAATCTCTTCGGAACCGCGAGGTCGTCGATGTCCAAAACCTTCACGTCCAAAAGTCCGGATAAACTTTCTAAAAGCACGGAACTCCCGTCCTTATCCTGTGCGTTTACATTCGCCCCTGCTCGGATCAAAACTTCCGCGACCTCCGGTCTATGATCCGCGATCATCAATGCTGTTTTTCCTCTGGAATCGGTCGCATCCACGGCAGCTCCCGCTTGAATTAAGATCTCCGTCTTTTTAGGATCTCCTTCCTGAACCGCTCTGAGAAACTCGTTGTCCAAGGCAGGATCTGCAAAAAGGAAGAGAGGAAATAAAAGGATGAGTACGGAAATTTTAGAGCTCGCTTGGGATCTGGAACGTACTCTGTCGATAAAGCGAGATCGGTAACTCAAAGTTTCGCTTTGATTGGCGTTCGATGGGCTCTTCTGTATTTTAGAATTCATTACCATATTCAAAAGAAATCGCCTTCCTAATTAGAATCGGATATTTTAGGTATGGAGTCCACATTTTTAGAATCCCATTTTTCTCGGAATCCTAAAAACTTCCTTTTTATCTTGACCCGTCATTCTCATTGAAGTTCCCTTCTTGTTTTCGGAGTTTGACCATGTCGCAATCGTT comes from the Leptospira sp. WS92.C1 genome and includes:
- a CDS encoding DUF485 domain-containing protein: MKISPQQLVDEPDFKRLVRVRWTVSFILLSFLFVSYYGYILAVAFYPEWMIQKVGNFSNIGIFASASVIVFSWFLTLIYVFWANGSYDREIRSLKEKLED
- a CDS encoding lysophospholipid acyltransferase family protein — translated: MEENSKIEEKHSLKRKFLVWLIPFLVVNLQRLIGLTSRRVNIGDGTLVRIRKEKKPYILSIWHTNVLYSPYLNRNQDVAVLISESKDGEFINQVVHRFGNYSIRGSSSKGGSKALKTLIVHLKKNLPAAITPDGPRGPALVVQPGLIACAQVSQVPIVPFHYECTRQWIAEKSWDKHRIPKPFTTFVVSYGEPIYIPRSLDEKGFEEARLLVEKAMLENRQRSIDKAEELRDRSDSKIKKMESG
- a CDS encoding bile acid:sodium symporter family protein, which encodes MESNLLTAVFLPVALGIIMLGMGMSLTIDDFKRIFVLPKAVITGLTLQLVLLPVAGWAIASISGLSGELAVGLILLSICPGGASSNLITHLAKGDVALSITLTAITSCITVISIPILLNLSMHQFLGAGQMIELNIPQTILQIFLITLLPVSIGMILNAKKPELTLKFEKTVKILSGLFLALIIVGAIVRERNNVIPFFIQVGPAALALNLVTMILGYLGATLMKVTKPQRTSITIEVGIQNGTLGIAIASTILNNAAMAIPSAIYSLIMFATGALFSVWMHRVPDET
- a CDS encoding DMT family transporter, with amino-acid sequence MEVSESKWKPFLGTALILAGAVFFSAKAIFVKLVYRYEIDSITALTLRMLFAIPFFAWIAFHPGKKESSVPLSRKDWSLIFVLAFLGYYLASLFDFMGLEFISAGLERLTLFVYPTIVLVISSILYGRNIKRIEVLAIALTYSGIAVAFLGDIRNEGPDAIKGVLFVFASAVAYSLYLVGSESLIPKIGSVKFTSYLMLLSGLIVIIHFSITKSATLLVQPFPVYLYGLALGVLTTVIPAYFTSEGIRMIGSGRAAIIGSVGPISTILLAWIFLDEAITSSGIAGTILVLAGVLSIGKKKSETI
- a CDS encoding SpoIIE family protein phosphatase — encoded protein: MRIESESFELERFRDFFLNSAEGIWCFDLGMSIPVDLEEKNQVSLLLTHAKLAICNESMARMYGYSAVSEVMGLSLSQLIPSDSREDLEHFYTFIRSGYNIKDVESRELDRYGNSKYFLNSVVGVVKDGNLVQVWGSQRDITPLKKSEDHLKYSLRLQSNLTEISKSFITIPPSELDEAIRNSIEKAGRICKADRSYIIEYSNSNQSISNTFEWCREGIASLSHHFQNIPVESIPSEKFESVRKFGYFAFNSVKEIENDDPFLRDLLLPQGIRSLLIIGLIYEGKEIGFFGLDMVYEDRTWTEEEISILGLIGDLILLAFDRKKKEGTLNAFYEKMHYDLELGRITQRSLVDRTFPDSKYFKMETYFRPFEKVGGDIISTIQNEDGSIDILFADVSGHGISSAMVSGMVVISFKNSARIGLSPAEGLIRIVEDLKPLVVDHHISAVRVKYIPESKKLIYAYAGHPPIVLFRDGKKLELDGMNLPLLAFDGAKYYDQSIDLLHGDRVVFFSDGLYEIFDARGNILDLTGFISILEEYLYTESIEEYIEMIVSDVFAYSGGNFGDDIALLILDIV
- a CDS encoding DUF736 family protein, with amino-acid sequence MAEYALKEKKGSLFSNATKEKETQPDYTGKVLLEGKTYRLAGWIRKSATGKNYLSLSISEPNLEKRTGSIAEESDGNDFTDIEEDFPF
- a CDS encoding MmcQ/YjbR family DNA-binding protein yields the protein MITIKTDNPLLEPIRNFCLSLPFVTEDIKWEHDLVFSVHNKMFCVMPTAEPFTICFKCNPEDAELLCQKKGIIPAPYLARYDWVLCESLRTLSQKELQKRILNSYQLVWDKLPAKLRKTK
- a CDS encoding DUF2461 domain-containing protein, with amino-acid sequence MLQKTTLEFLKKLAKNNNKPWLEKNKLLFTEAKTDYENLITELIFGFAKINPNLAGVDPKKCIFRIHRDVRFSKNKEPYKTNFGASIGPSGKDLGRPLFYIHVQPGDQSFIAAGLYMPDPPILKKVRESILDNSNILKKIVGENKFKKEFGGLSDMKLKTSPKGFPKDHPDLSWIRYTSYIVEKNIKDENLLSKSFLKNTAESYKILQPFLKYLNDAI